The following DNA comes from Taeniopygia guttata chromosome 20, bTaeGut7.mat, whole genome shotgun sequence.
tgatgcagctgcaggaggatttgAAGCAGCTGATAGAACTGACCGAGTCCAGCCTGGTAGCTGTGAAAAAGAGCAAACTGCTGGCCACTCTGGACACAGatgcatcctcctcctccccagcaggTCTCCCAGGGCGGGATTCCCACCGGGAGAGCTCTGCCCAAGATGAGGAATACGCTGCTTTTAAGGAAGCCATCGCTGGGCTTGGAGCAGATGAGGAGCCTGCAGCTGATGGCAACGAGATCTCTTcggagagagagggagaaacgGGGGATAAACCCAAATCCAAGTGcagtgaagaggaggaggagtctgagagggaggaggaggaagaggagttgAGTGGGATGAAGGTCAAAGCCCCCTACTACAGCTCCTGGGGAACCCTGGAGTACCACAATGCCATGATTGTGgggacagaggagctggaggacGGCAGTGCAGGGGTCAGGGTGCTCTACCTGTACCCGACCCACAAGTCCCTGAAGCCCTGCCCCTTCTTCCTGGATGACAAGTGCAGATTTAAAGAGAACTGTCGGTAAAGAGAGAGGGGTGGGAGGGGCCTTGTCGTTCAGAGGGATAATCCTCCTCCTCAAGTGCTCTGTGTGGCTTTCTCAGCCAGGGAGATTGTGCCttagtgtttttaaaatgtgctgtGGTGAGCAGTGGCACCAGTTTGGCTGTTCTCTATAGCTGATGCTCAGATGAAGTGGAAAATCCCGTGGGAGAGATGCAGAGATGTTACATAACTGAGTGTCTGAATTAACAACTgatgaagtattttaaaacaaaacacccaaGTCTGTGGGTAATGCACACGTGGCATTGCACAGGGAGGTTGTAAAGGCTCCATTTTTGTGGATCTTCACCAGGATCAGCCTCAGTGGTCTGTGAAGGTGCTGGGCTGTGATCCTCACCTTTGTGAAGGTGCTGGAGCCCTGCCTGTCTCTGATCCTGTTTATCCCCATAGCCAGGAACTCTTTAATTGGATGTGGCACTAGCAAGGAAGTTTAATTCTCTGGGGTGAGACACATTCTTTGTCCCATGACATAAATAACGTGTTTTAGGTGAAACATGAACAACTTTATAATTACAACAGCACGTGGTCATACTGCCCTGATTATGATGAAGGCTCCTCACCTCTGACACTCGTGTGCATTTCTTTTGAGGAAGGAAGGGATTTTCATTTGGAAACTCCTgttcctccttccctgcaggtTTTCCCATGGTCAGGTGGTGTCCGTGGAGGAGCTCCAGCCATTCCAGGAGCCCGACCTGAGCAGTCTGGGGGTGGGCTCAGCCTGCCTGGCCAAGCACAGTGATGGGATCTGGTACACGGCCAAAATCACCGGTGAGGGGGGCAGGGGCTTGCCCAGGGGGAAGGTGGAGGCTGAGGTTTATGTGGGTCTATAATTTGGCGTTGTGGGTAATGACAGAAAAACATAAACTCTGTGGCTGCTGGCCTGATCTCAAGATCTTGACCTAGCTGAGGAAACAGTCTGAGTTTTGTGAGGCTAGAGGAGAGGATTGGCTGGGAAACAGGAGGTACAAAGAGCAAGAATGTGGAAAGGAAATTACTACGAGGTCATTAACTGCTCCAGGGAAGAGGGAGGGACTGCAGGAATTTACATGTGTAGTAGGTGAGAATGGCAGTAATCTGTCTTGTTTAAACAAAAGCcagggagctgtccctgcccagcagctgctgataCAGGCTTCCCTCTGTCTTGGGAAGAGGGAGGGTTTATTCTTTCTTTCCGTCTTTCTTTTAACTGTTGTTAAAAGTCAGAAGGGAGCAAGCCTAACTTCTTTTTAATTCCATTTCTCAACAGCCCATCTTTCTTGATTTGTAGAGATAAACTTTTGGGTATCAACAGCGGCATTGTCGAAATAGCTTTTCATTGCAGTGGGTGCTTCCCCCTCccagacagaaataaaaatcacagattTTTAGAACTGTTCCTTGGGACCCCCCCCCTGTCCTGTGTTGTTCTGCTGGAGCTGACTCTGCTTTAGCTCcctgtgtgctgcagctcctgtccttgctgtgcccTCTGTAGATGTGGACAGTGGTTACTACACGGTGAAATTTGACTCCCTGCTCCTCAAGGAGGCCGTGGTGGAAGGGGACAGTGTCATTCCACCCCTGAGAAGTGAAGATGCTGCTGAATCTGGCGAGTCTGATGAGGACAGTGTGGATGATTCTGGTTATGCCAAAGGTAAGGGAGTGGGGAGAATGTGAGCAAAAGTGGCTTGGGATTTTGTTCTCCTTTTCTCTGGGACTGGCTGACTGTCCTGGAGCTCTCACTCTGAGTGTCTCACCTCTGATGAAAGAGCATTTGGTCTCTTTATGTGTTCCTAAAAGATTGAGAACAGTAACTGGCTGCTATGCTATAACTGCAAACTAAAATCTTTGTGCAAATCCCTGGGCTAATGAAGGCTGGAGAACTTCCTACAAGTGGAAGAAGAGGGTGTGATATTTTAGAGTTCCAAGCTCTGAGCCTGTTTCTTACATGTCTGGCTGAGCTGAGTGAATAAGTGAATCATCCCTGGGAGCTCCATGACCCAGGAATGTGAGACCCAAGGAAATGGGAGTGTTGGGCTCTTCCTGTGCCTCAgtgaggctgcaggagcagccatgCCCTGTTTTACTGCTGAAAGGTGACACAGAGATTGCCCAAGTGACTTCTTGGAAGTGGCACAGGCAGTGCTGTCCCTCTGGTGGTGCCACAGCTGCATCACAGGGACAAAGTCATGTCCTAGAGCTCTTTACATTTAACCTGACAAAGATTATTGGATCCTAATAACACAGAATTAATGCTGTGGCCTGGAGGAGCTTCATACCAGAGACAGGAGCTGGAGGCACAGGGTAAGTATTAGGTGGCAGTGTGCTAAATTCTACTCAGATGTGTGCATTGGTGTGTATTGTTAtcctggaaggaaggaaaagaatcATAAAACTCCTGGGTGATTCTGCCTGTTACTGGGAGATGATATGTGCATTAAATCAAGTGAAACCTCACATTTCAATCACTCCTGTGCAGTTCATGGAAAGTGACAATTCAGTAAGAACTGAGTAAAGCTGGAGGCATGACCAAATGGTTTTAGGGTTGGAGAAGTGAACTGTACTGTCCTGTGAGGGACACAGGAGCTTTATTCATGATTCCAGCTTCACTGATTCTCCTCTTCTGTACACAGTGATAGATTCAGGGGTTCCAGAGAACGGGGAATGGacccctgcctgcagctcctctttCGGCGGCTGGGAGGCCCATACTCGTGGCATTGGCTCCAAACTGCTTGTTCAGATGGGATATGAGTTTGGAAAAGGTAAGGAGACAGGGTGGTCCTGGGGCTGTTAAGAAAAACCCAAGATTTTGGTTGAAGCCAGAACTCTTCTGTGCTGAAGGGCCACTTGGCTGAGGCTTAAGCAATGTGGTAGATCACAGCAGTGTTGGAGGGAAGACGGATGAGTTATTTTATGGAAGTACAGGCATGTGGGGCACCAACCCCTGCATGGTAATGGCAGACAGTGGAGGCACCTGGAAGCACGGTCAAGTTCCTGATCAAAGCTGTGAGAACGCTGTGGAATGTTCAAAGGCTGGAGGTGGCGGGGAGCTGATCTGCAAAGCTTCTGATGTCTGTGTTAATGCATCTCCTGGCCTGGGCACAGACTTCAAAGCCTGCTGAACTCGCTGCTCCCACCCAAATTGCATCGAGCCTTGGGGGCTCTGGGAGGGCCTCTGTGTCTCTGGTTCTCCCAGAGGAACCAAACCAGTTTTAAGTAGAACCTGGCTTGAGAAGCTGAGGATGTGAGGCTGAACCCGGTTTCACAGAAACCGGCCTGACAAATGGCCTCGGGCTTGGAATCACAAATCTCCGGCTGTGAAAGGCTCCTGGCCTGGCCTTTGCTGGTCCCCTTGGCTTGGACAGAAGTTCTAACTTTTCATACTTCAGAAGCCTCTTAGCTTGTTTTAAGCTTGTGACTGTCAGGGTGAGCTTGTGGTGGGAGGTGACTCGGCG
Coding sequences within:
- the ZGPAT gene encoding zinc finger CCCH-type with G patch domain-containing protein — encoded protein: MDEESLEAAIQTYNAQLEQVELALGAGQDPSQQSDLMQLQEDLKQLIELTESSLVAVKKSKLLATLDTDASSSSPAGLPGRDSHRESSAQDEEYAAFKEAIAGLGADEEPAADGNEISSEREGETGDKPKSKCSEEEEESEREEEEEELSGMKVKAPYYSSWGTLEYHNAMIVGTEELEDGSAGVRVLYLYPTHKSLKPCPFFLDDKCRFKENCRFSHGQVVSVEELQPFQEPDLSSLGVGSACLAKHSDGIWYTAKITDVDSGYYTVKFDSLLLKEAVVEGDSVIPPLRSEDAAESGESDEDSVDDSGYAKVIDSGVPENGEWTPACSSSFGGWEAHTRGIGSKLLVQMGYEFGKGLGKNGEGRVEPVQAVVLPRGKSLDQCAEVLQKKKQGKLEPGKPRKCRAKGSSSGQPGGRKAPRNVFDFLNEKLRGKSAGDKAGGMALPQRNSKEIYHASKSTKKALSVSLFQTTEKIEQTQRDIRGIQQALARNVGRHSIAAAQLEEKLADAHKQLGQLQAQEARLQREQKKADTHKKMTEF